A section of the Amycolatopsis sp. AA4 genome encodes:
- a CDS encoding LysE family translocator gives MTWSGYGSYLVIVVLIVLAPGPDTMVMLKNALSGGARGGLLATAGIFAGNAVQGTAAALGLGVVIARSQPVFLTLKWLGAAYLLYLGFQALRGAWRGNYDTVADTQRKRASGFRRWREGFLSNITNPKVLVLYLSVLPQFLDPVRTTTWDALVLAYTVAVLGTIWLLVLLFFVHRVREWLNRRKVRRALDGVTGTALVGFGAALALES, from the coding sequence GTGACGTGGAGCGGGTACGGCAGTTATCTGGTGATCGTGGTTCTCATCGTGCTCGCGCCGGGGCCGGACACGATGGTGATGCTCAAGAACGCGCTGTCCGGCGGGGCGCGGGGCGGTTTGCTGGCCACGGCGGGCATCTTCGCGGGCAACGCGGTGCAGGGCACGGCCGCCGCGCTTGGGCTTGGGGTCGTTATCGCTCGTTCGCAGCCGGTGTTCCTCACGCTCAAGTGGCTCGGCGCGGCGTACCTGCTGTACCTCGGCTTCCAGGCCCTGCGCGGTGCCTGGCGCGGCAACTACGACACCGTCGCCGACACTCAGCGCAAGCGCGCCAGCGGCTTCCGGCGGTGGCGCGAGGGCTTCCTGTCGAACATCACGAACCCCAAGGTCCTGGTGCTGTACCTGTCGGTGCTGCCGCAGTTCCTCGACCCGGTCCGCACGACGACCTGGGACGCGCTCGTGCTCGCGTACACGGTCGCCGTGCTGGGCACGATCTGGCTGCTGGTCCTCCTGTTCTTCGTGCACCGGGTCCGCGAGTGGCTCAACCGCCGCAAGGTCCGGCGCGCGCTTGACGGGGTGACCGGCACCGCGCTGGTCGGGTTCGGCGCGGCGCTGGCCCTCGAGTCCTGA
- a CDS encoding S9 family peptidase produces the protein MKPLLFEDDPQFWFETLVALGEIAYGGADFGEVVAIASNVKSGDYDSWHDAWLATAERLYAEAATMHPVSARDAYLRASTYYRRAEFFLHGNPDDPRINYAYERNVECFQRAIETIDNVERIEIPYDGHVLRGYFYRAPGDGPKPLLVVHNGFDGSAEDLHFMGATAGQERGYHVLTFDGPGQPSAVHRDGLLFRPDWEHVVSQVLDYALALPDVLAEKVALIGWSLGGMLAPRAAAFEPRLAAVVAVDGLFDAAAPFVQQLPWDRDEIVRRANAPEDPELDACLAGAREQSPTVRWALSHGRYVMGGASDREFLAKYLEYNLYDGVAERITCPALICDAPEDLFFTGQPQQLYDRVRGPKKLLNFTAEEGADAHCHVGAMRLANGRVYDWLDEVL, from the coding sequence ATGAAGCCGCTGCTGTTCGAAGACGACCCCCAATTCTGGTTCGAAACCCTGGTCGCCCTGGGCGAGATCGCGTACGGCGGCGCGGATTTCGGCGAGGTCGTCGCGATCGCGTCGAACGTCAAATCCGGTGACTACGACAGCTGGCACGACGCGTGGCTCGCCACCGCCGAACGGCTCTACGCCGAAGCCGCCACCATGCACCCGGTCAGTGCGCGCGACGCGTACCTGCGGGCCTCGACGTACTACCGCCGCGCCGAGTTTTTCTTGCACGGCAACCCGGACGACCCGCGGATCAACTACGCCTACGAGCGCAACGTCGAGTGCTTCCAGCGGGCGATCGAGACGATCGACAACGTCGAACGGATCGAAATCCCCTACGACGGTCACGTTTTGCGTGGCTACTTCTACCGCGCTCCGGGCGACGGGCCGAAGCCGCTTCTGGTGGTGCACAACGGTTTCGACGGCAGCGCCGAAGACCTGCACTTCATGGGCGCGACGGCCGGCCAGGAACGCGGCTACCACGTCCTGACATTCGACGGCCCCGGCCAACCCAGCGCCGTGCATCGCGACGGGTTGCTGTTCCGTCCGGATTGGGAGCACGTCGTCAGCCAGGTGCTCGACTACGCGCTCGCTCTCCCGGACGTGCTCGCGGAGAAGGTCGCGCTGATCGGCTGGAGCCTCGGCGGAATGCTCGCACCGCGGGCCGCCGCGTTCGAGCCGCGGCTGGCGGCCGTCGTGGCGGTGGACGGCCTCTTCGACGCCGCTGCGCCGTTCGTGCAGCAACTCCCGTGGGACCGCGACGAGATCGTCCGCCGGGCGAACGCGCCGGAGGATCCGGAACTGGACGCTTGTCTCGCCGGTGCGCGGGAGCAGAGCCCGACCGTCCGCTGGGCACTGAGCCACGGCCGGTACGTGATGGGCGGCGCGAGCGATCGGGAGTTCCTCGCGAAGTACCTCGAATACAACCTGTACGACGGCGTGGCCGAGCGCATCACGTGCCCGGCGCTGATCTGCGACGCACCGGAGGACTTGTTCTTCACCGGACAACCGCAGCAGTTGTACGACCGGGTCCGCGGTCCGAAGAAGCTGCTGAACTTCACCGCGGAGGAGGGCGCGGACGCACACTGCCACGTCGGCGCGATGCGGCTCGCGAACGGCCGCGTCTACGACTGGCTGGACGAGGTTCTCTGA
- a CDS encoding NmrA family NAD(P)-binding protein — MSDVLVLGSTGTTGSRVVRGLREAGVRARAATRNPVEPGQIRFDWDDPATYGPALDGVSAVYLIAPVAPEPQPLVEAFLKHAPDARVVLLSSSAVDEHTPVVGELPGLVRRQPGWAVLRPSWFMQNFLPGHLVGDSARAGRIVTATGDARVAFVDASDIAAVAVRALLDPEPHNTDHLLTGPRALSYGEAAEIVGKQLGHPVVHAPVSSQQYQQFLVRDGLPESYAAMLASLDEAIRGGAEDRVTDTVERVAGRPARDFRTFAKEEIR; from the coding sequence GTGTCTGACGTACTCGTGCTCGGCTCGACCGGCACCACTGGCAGCCGCGTCGTGCGAGGTCTTCGCGAGGCCGGGGTGCGGGCCCGGGCGGCGACCCGGAATCCCGTTGAGCCCGGCCAGATCCGGTTCGACTGGGATGATCCCGCGACGTACGGCCCGGCGCTGGACGGGGTCTCGGCGGTCTACCTGATCGCCCCGGTCGCGCCCGAGCCGCAGCCGCTCGTCGAGGCGTTCCTCAAGCACGCGCCGGATGCCCGCGTGGTCCTGCTCAGTTCGTCCGCCGTGGACGAACACACCCCGGTGGTGGGCGAGCTGCCTGGCCTGGTCCGCCGTCAACCGGGCTGGGCGGTGCTGCGGCCGTCGTGGTTCATGCAGAACTTCCTTCCCGGGCACCTGGTCGGCGACAGCGCCCGCGCGGGCCGGATCGTGACCGCGACCGGCGACGCCCGCGTGGCGTTCGTCGACGCGAGCGACATCGCCGCGGTCGCCGTCCGCGCGCTGCTCGATCCGGAACCGCACAACACCGACCACCTCCTCACCGGTCCGCGCGCGCTCAGCTACGGCGAGGCCGCCGAGATCGTCGGGAAACAGCTCGGCCATCCGGTGGTGCACGCCCCGGTTTCTTCCCAGCAGTACCAGCAATTCCTGGTCCGCGACGGCCTTCCCGAGTCGTACGCCGCAATGCTCGCCTCGCTGGACGAGGCGATCCGCGGCGGCGCCGAGGACCGCGTGACCGACACCGTCGAGCGGGTCGCCGGGCGACCCGCCCGTGATTTCCGCACCTTCGCGAAAGAAGAGATCCGATGA
- a CDS encoding nuclear transport factor 2 family protein, with product MTVIEHALDLLIEHDMAGFLQLFAEDAVTEFPFAAPGRPERVEGRAALAEYLSDYPNLLDHREVVAKTVHQTTDPEVTIAEFELAGIAVATQKPYRLRYVVVLTVRDGLIRRYRDYWSPLAVTEVLGVPGV from the coding sequence ATGACAGTCATCGAGCACGCGCTGGACCTGCTGATCGAGCACGACATGGCCGGATTCCTGCAGTTGTTCGCCGAGGACGCGGTGACCGAGTTCCCGTTCGCCGCGCCCGGGCGGCCGGAGCGCGTCGAAGGCCGCGCGGCGCTGGCCGAGTACCTGAGCGACTATCCGAACCTGCTGGACCACCGCGAGGTCGTCGCGAAGACCGTGCACCAGACGACCGACCCGGAGGTCACGATCGCGGAGTTCGAACTGGCCGGCATCGCGGTCGCCACGCAGAAGCCGTACCGACTGCGCTACGTCGTGGTCCTGACCGTCCGCGACGGCCTGATCCGCCGCTACCGCGATTACTGGAGCCCGCTCGCCGTGACCGAGGTGCTCGGGGTGCCCGGTGTCTGA
- a CDS encoding TetR/AcrR family transcriptional regulator, protein MTTRRTPTGAAVLQPDVTYAITEAVIDELADHGFGRLSMEAVAKRAGVGKSALYRRWPSKDEMIGAVIAEFSVARAVDPDTGSLRGDIRATLEALYEWITHPRFSRIFPGLIAEARRNPAMAEFARHTIGGPRRAINRAVFTRAIERGEIPADTDVEMALDMGAGIIYWRLIVRGASVEEGYLDQVTDLVVRALKSS, encoded by the coding sequence ATGACGACCCGCCGGACCCCGACCGGAGCTGCCGTGCTGCAGCCCGACGTCACCTACGCCATCACCGAAGCCGTGATCGACGAACTGGCCGACCACGGCTTCGGCAGGCTTTCGATGGAAGCGGTCGCGAAACGCGCGGGCGTCGGGAAAAGCGCGCTATACCGGCGCTGGCCGTCGAAAGACGAAATGATCGGCGCGGTCATCGCGGAATTCAGCGTGGCGCGCGCGGTGGACCCGGACACCGGCAGCCTGCGCGGCGATATCCGGGCGACGCTGGAAGCGCTCTACGAATGGATCACGCACCCGCGGTTTTCGCGGATTTTCCCCGGGCTGATCGCGGAAGCCCGCCGAAACCCGGCGATGGCCGAATTCGCCCGGCACACGATCGGCGGGCCGCGCCGGGCGATCAACCGGGCAGTGTTCACCAGGGCGATCGAGCGCGGGGAGATCCCGGCGGACACCGATGTCGAGATGGCCCTGGACATGGGCGCGGGGATCATCTACTGGCGATTGATCGTGCGCGGAGCGTCCGTGGAGGAAGGGTATTTGGACCAGGTGACGGATTTGGTGGTGCGCGCGTTGAAAAGCTCGTGA
- the murA gene encoding UDP-N-acetylglucosamine 1-carboxyvinyltransferase gives MSEHFDVHGGARLVGEVDVVGAKNSVLKLMAAALLAEGTTTITNCPQILDVPLMGDVLRSVGCEVEIEGDTARITTPAELSHRADSAAMGKLRASVCVLGPLVGRLKQAVVALPGGDAIGQRPLDMHQNGLRKLGATSTIEHGCVVAKAETLVGTQIWLDFPSVGATENILMAAVLAEGTTVIDNAAREPEIADICTMLTEMGAKIEGAGTSTLTVHGVEQLHPTEHRVIGDRIVGATWAFAAAMTRGDLTVRGVNPHHLDLVLDKLRLAGAEVTTYDDKGFRVVQAERPKAVDWVTLPYPGFATDLQPFAVALSAVSEGTSMITENVYEARFRFIEEMIRLSGDARTDGHHAVVRGVEKLSSAPVWASDIRAGAGLVLAGLCADGVTEVWDVFHIDRGYPHFVENLNRLGARIERVTGEPERA, from the coding sequence ATGAGCGAGCACTTCGACGTGCACGGCGGAGCGCGGCTGGTCGGCGAGGTCGACGTGGTCGGCGCCAAGAACAGCGTGCTGAAACTGATGGCCGCGGCACTGCTGGCCGAGGGCACCACGACCATCACGAACTGCCCGCAGATCCTGGACGTCCCGCTGATGGGCGATGTCCTGCGCAGCGTCGGCTGCGAGGTGGAGATCGAGGGCGACACGGCGCGCATCACGACGCCCGCGGAGCTGTCGCACCGCGCCGATTCGGCGGCGATGGGCAAGCTGCGCGCCTCGGTGTGCGTGCTGGGCCCGCTGGTCGGGCGGCTGAAGCAGGCGGTCGTCGCGCTGCCCGGCGGCGACGCGATCGGCCAGCGTCCGCTGGACATGCACCAGAACGGCCTCCGCAAGCTCGGCGCGACGAGCACGATCGAGCACGGCTGTGTCGTCGCGAAGGCCGAAACGCTGGTCGGCACCCAGATCTGGCTGGACTTCCCGAGCGTCGGCGCGACCGAGAACATCCTGATGGCGGCCGTGCTGGCCGAGGGCACGACGGTGATCGACAACGCCGCCCGCGAGCCGGAAATCGCCGACATCTGCACGATGCTGACCGAAATGGGCGCGAAAATCGAGGGCGCGGGCACCTCGACGCTCACCGTGCACGGCGTCGAGCAGCTGCACCCGACCGAACACCGCGTGATCGGCGACCGCATCGTCGGCGCGACCTGGGCGTTCGCCGCCGCGATGACCCGCGGCGACCTGACCGTGCGCGGCGTGAACCCGCACCACCTCGACCTGGTCCTGGACAAACTGCGCCTGGCCGGCGCGGAGGTGACCACCTACGACGACAAGGGTTTCCGGGTCGTCCAGGCGGAACGTCCGAAGGCGGTCGACTGGGTGACGCTGCCGTACCCCGGTTTCGCCACTGACCTGCAGCCGTTCGCGGTCGCGCTGTCGGCGGTGTCCGAGGGCACGTCGATGATCACGGAAAACGTGTACGAGGCGCGGTTCCGCTTCATCGAGGAAATGATCCGGCTCTCCGGCGACGCCCGTACGGACGGGCACCACGCGGTGGTCCGGGGCGTCGAGAAGCTGTCCAGCGCACCGGTGTGGGCGTCGGACATCCGCGCCGGGGCCGGTCTGGTGCTGGCCGGGCTGTGCGCGGACGGCGTGACGGAGGTGTGGGACGTGTTCCACATCGACCGCGGATATCCGCATTTCGTGGAGAACTTGAACCGGCTGGGCGCGCGAATCGAGCGGGTAACGGGGGAGCCGGAGCGGGCTTGA
- a CDS encoding cob(I)yrinic acid a,c-diamide adenosyltransferase, protein MVVRINRVYTKVGDSGTTALGDGSRVPKTSARLAAYADTDEANSVLGLAIALGGLSDEISGVLRRIQNDLFDVGADLCLPIQEDPPYEPLRITEAYLERLEGWCDEFNERLPKLTSFILPGGTPGAAFLHQARTVSRRAERSAWALMEAEPDTSNPIAAKYLNRLSDLLFILARLANPEGDVLWQPGG, encoded by the coding sequence ATGGTGGTTCGTATCAACCGGGTCTACACGAAGGTCGGCGACAGCGGCACGACCGCGCTCGGCGACGGCTCCCGGGTGCCCAAGACCTCTGCCCGGCTGGCCGCCTACGCCGACACGGACGAGGCCAATTCCGTGCTCGGCCTGGCGATCGCGCTCGGCGGGCTGTCCGACGAGATCTCCGGCGTGCTGCGCCGCATCCAGAACGACCTGTTCGACGTCGGCGCGGACCTGTGCCTGCCGATCCAGGAAGACCCGCCGTACGAGCCGCTGCGCATCACCGAGGCCTACCTCGAACGGCTCGAGGGCTGGTGCGACGAGTTCAACGAACGCCTGCCGAAGCTCACGTCGTTCATCCTCCCGGGCGGCACCCCGGGCGCGGCGTTCCTGCACCAGGCCCGCACGGTCTCCCGCCGCGCGGAACGCTCCGCGTGGGCCCTGATGGAGGCCGAGCCGGACACGTCGAACCCGATCGCGGCCAAGTACCTGAACCGGCTCTCGGACCTGTTGTTCATCCTTGCCCGGCTGGCGAATCCGGAGGGCGACGTGCTGTGGCAGCCGGGCGGCTGA
- a CDS encoding DUF2550 domain-containing protein has product MQIAVVVLVLLIVLVVVVGWYGQRWIRMRRGGGVSVALRWRPDSPRSSWHLGLGRYEGEKFVWYRVWSLRTGPDRVFQRDSMQIADRRDPSGSEAYAVPEGSTVLRCESSDQEAIEIAMGPGALTGFLSWLESAPPGRRLPRAS; this is encoded by the coding sequence GTGCAGATCGCTGTAGTGGTGCTAGTGCTCCTGATCGTGCTCGTCGTCGTGGTCGGCTGGTACGGCCAGCGGTGGATCCGGATGCGCCGCGGCGGCGGCGTCAGCGTGGCGCTGCGGTGGCGTCCGGACAGTCCGCGGTCGAGCTGGCATCTGGGCCTCGGCCGCTACGAGGGCGAGAAGTTCGTCTGGTACCGCGTGTGGAGCCTGCGCACCGGCCCGGACCGCGTGTTCCAGCGGGACAGCATGCAGATCGCGGACCGGCGGGATCCGTCCGGGTCCGAGGCGTACGCCGTGCCTGAGGGCTCGACGGTGCTGCGCTGCGAGTCCTCGGACCAGGAAGCGATCGAGATCGCGATGGGACCGGGTGCGCTGACCGGGTTCCTGTCGTGGCTCGAATCGGCTCCGCCGGGGCGAAGGCTGCCGCGAGCTTCGTGA
- a CDS encoding F0F1 ATP synthase subunit epsilon: MAEMSVELVAVERRLWSGTATFVVAQTTEGEIGIMPGHEPVLGQLVEGGVVKVNTTDGDVLTAAVHGGFLSVTATGVSVLAESAELSDEIDVAAAKAALSTGDEAERTRATAQLRAAGQSV; the protein is encoded by the coding sequence GTGGCTGAGATGTCCGTGGAGCTGGTTGCCGTCGAGCGCCGGCTCTGGTCGGGTACCGCCACCTTCGTGGTGGCGCAGACCACCGAGGGCGAGATCGGCATCATGCCCGGACACGAGCCGGTGCTGGGCCAGCTCGTCGAGGGTGGCGTGGTGAAGGTGAACACGACGGACGGCGACGTGCTGACCGCCGCGGTGCACGGCGGGTTCCTGTCCGTGACCGCGACCGGGGTGAGCGTGCTCGCGGAGAGCGCCGAGCTGTCCGACGAAATCGACGTGGCCGCCGCGAAGGCAGCCCTCAGCACCGGCGACGAGGCGGAGCGGACGAGGGCCACGGCCCAGCTCCGCGCGGCCGGGCAGTCGGTCTGA
- the atpD gene encoding F0F1 ATP synthase subunit beta → MTSTEAPRAKGRIVSVTGPVVDVEFPRGSVPDQFNALKVDIEFEQLRKTVTLEVAAHLGDNLVRTISLQPQDGLVRGAEVTDTGGPITVPVGDKVKGHVYNALGECLDEPGYGEDLERWGIHRNPPPFDQLEGKTEMLETGLKVVDLLTPYVQGGKIGLFGGAGVGKTVLIKEMITRVARNFGGTSVFAGVGERTREGNDLFLEMSEDGVINDTALVFGQMDEPPGTRMRVALSALTMAEYFRDVQNQDVLLFIDNIFRFTQAGSEVSTLLGRMPSAVGYQPTLADEMGQLQERITSTRGRSITSMQAIYVPADDYTDPAPATTFAHLDATTELSRSVFQKGIFPAVDPLASTSTILDPAIVGEDHYRVASEVIRILQKYKELQDIIAILGMDELSEEDKLTVQRARRIERFLSQNMLVAEAFTQIPGSTVPLAETIESFDRITKGDFDHYPEQAFLGIGGLEDLEKKYHEITGK, encoded by the coding sequence ATGACCAGTACTGAAGCCCCGCGCGCCAAGGGGCGCATCGTCTCGGTGACCGGGCCGGTCGTCGACGTCGAGTTCCCGCGCGGTTCCGTTCCCGACCAGTTCAACGCGCTCAAGGTCGACATCGAGTTCGAGCAGCTGCGCAAGACGGTGACCCTCGAGGTCGCGGCGCACCTCGGCGACAACCTCGTGCGCACGATTTCGCTGCAGCCGCAGGACGGCCTCGTCCGCGGCGCGGAGGTCACCGACACCGGCGGCCCGATCACCGTGCCGGTGGGCGACAAGGTCAAGGGCCACGTCTACAACGCGCTCGGCGAGTGCCTGGACGAGCCCGGCTACGGCGAGGACCTCGAGCGCTGGGGCATCCACCGCAACCCGCCGCCCTTCGACCAGCTCGAGGGCAAGACGGAGATGCTGGAGACCGGCCTGAAGGTCGTCGACCTGCTGACCCCGTACGTGCAGGGCGGCAAGATCGGCCTGTTCGGCGGCGCGGGCGTGGGCAAGACGGTGCTGATCAAGGAAATGATCACCCGTGTCGCCCGGAACTTCGGCGGTACCTCGGTGTTCGCCGGCGTCGGCGAGCGCACCCGTGAGGGCAACGACCTCTTCCTGGAGATGTCCGAGGACGGCGTCATCAACGACACCGCCCTCGTGTTCGGCCAGATGGACGAGCCGCCGGGCACGCGTATGCGCGTCGCGCTGTCCGCGCTGACCATGGCGGAGTACTTCCGCGACGTCCAGAACCAGGACGTGCTGCTGTTCATCGACAACATCTTCCGCTTCACCCAGGCCGGTTCCGAGGTGTCGACCCTGCTGGGCCGCATGCCTTCGGCCGTGGGCTACCAGCCGACGCTGGCGGACGAGATGGGCCAGCTGCAGGAGCGGATCACCTCGACCCGAGGCCGTTCGATCACCTCGATGCAGGCGATCTACGTGCCCGCGGACGACTACACCGACCCGGCCCCGGCGACGACGTTCGCCCACCTGGACGCCACCACCGAGCTTTCCCGGTCGGTGTTCCAGAAGGGCATCTTCCCGGCGGTGGACCCGCTGGCGTCGACCTCGACGATCCTCGACCCGGCGATCGTCGGCGAGGACCACTACCGCGTCGCCTCCGAGGTCATCCGGATCCTGCAGAAGTACAAGGAGCTGCAGGACATCATCGCGATCCTCGGCATGGACGAGCTTTCCGAAGAGGACAAGCTGACCGTGCAGCGGGCGCGCCGGATCGAGCGGTTCCTGTCCCAGAACATGCTGGTGGCCGAGGCCTTCACGCAGATCCCGGGCTCGACCGTGCCGCTGGCCGAGACCATCGAGTCGTTCGACCGCATCACCAAGGGCGACTTCGACCACTACCCGGAGCAGGCGTTCCTGGGGATCGGCGGTCTCGAGGACCTCGAGAAGAAGTACCACGAGATCACCGGCAAGTGA
- a CDS encoding F0F1 ATP synthase subunit gamma produces the protein MAAQLRELRSRIKATKSIGKITKAMELIATARITKARAKVAASRPYADEITKVLSALAGAAANLDHPLLVERPNPKRAAVLVVTSDKGQCGGYNSNVLKATEELLALLKSEGKDVDVYTTGSKGLNYYRFRNRPVAGSWTGFSDQPGYPDAVAAAETLVQSFNAGVDDASGNPDGVTGVDEIHVVYTEFVSMLTQRPVAKRVAPLEVEYSDGEDEKPAGLLPSYEFEPSADKLLSALLPKYINTRLYSALLESAASELAARRTAMKAASDNANELVNTLTREANQARQAQITQEISEIVGGANALTAAGSDD, from the coding sequence ATGGCCGCACAACTCCGGGAGCTTCGCTCGCGCATCAAGGCGACGAAGTCGATCGGCAAGATCACCAAGGCGATGGAACTCATCGCCACCGCGCGCATCACCAAGGCGCGCGCGAAGGTCGCCGCTTCCCGGCCGTACGCGGACGAGATCACCAAGGTGCTCTCGGCGCTGGCCGGCGCGGCGGCCAACCTCGACCACCCGCTCCTGGTCGAGCGCCCGAACCCGAAGCGCGCCGCCGTCCTGGTCGTCACCAGTGACAAGGGCCAGTGCGGCGGTTACAACTCGAATGTGCTGAAGGCGACCGAAGAGCTGCTTGCCCTCCTCAAGTCCGAGGGCAAGGACGTCGACGTCTACACCACCGGCAGCAAGGGCCTGAACTACTACCGGTTCCGCAACCGCCCGGTGGCCGGCAGCTGGACGGGCTTCTCCGACCAGCCGGGCTACCCGGACGCGGTCGCGGCGGCCGAGACGCTGGTGCAGTCCTTCAACGCCGGGGTCGACGACGCTTCGGGCAACCCGGACGGCGTCACCGGCGTGGACGAGATCCACGTCGTGTACACCGAGTTCGTGTCGATGCTGACGCAGCGCCCGGTCGCCAAGCGGGTCGCGCCGCTGGAGGTCGAGTACTCCGACGGCGAGGACGAGAAGCCGGCCGGTCTGCTGCCGAGCTACGAGTTCGAGCCCAGCGCCGACAAGCTGCTCTCGGCGCTGCTGCCGAAGTACATCAACACCCGGCTGTACTCCGCGCTGCTCGAATCCGCGGCGTCCGAACTGGCCGCCCGCCGCACGGCGATGAAGGCCGCGTCGGACAACGCGAACGAACTGGTGAACACGCTGACGCGGGAGGCGAACCAGGCCCGGCAGGCGCAGATCACCCAGGAGATCTCCGAAATCGTCGGTGGCGCGAACGCGCTCACCGCAGCAGGAAGTGATGACTGA
- the atpA gene encoding F0F1 ATP synthase subunit alpha yields MAELTISSDEIAHAIENYVSSYAPSVEREEVGVVADAGDGIAHVEGLPSAMANELLEFPGGVLGVALNLDARSIGAAILGDFESIEEGQQVKRTGQVLSVPVGDGYLGRVVNPLGQAIDGLGEIETTGRRALELKAASVVERQPVSEPLQTGITAIDAMTPIGRGQRQLIIGDRKTGKTAVAVDTIINQKANWETGDPKKQVRCIYVAVGQKGSTIASVKSALEDAGAMEYTTIVAAPASDSAGFKWIAPYTGSAIGQHWMYEGKHVLIVFDDLTKQADAYRAISLLLRRPPGREAFPGDVFYLHSRLLERCAKLSDELGAGSLTGLPIIETKANDVSAYIPTNVISITDGQCFFQSDLFNAGQRPAIDVGISVSRVGGAAQVKAMKNVAGSLRIDLSQYRELEAFAAFASDLDDASKAQLERGARLYEVLKQPQYSPVPVEEQVATVYLGTNGYFDSVPTEDVRRFNHEFLDSARRKHPEVLGAIRDTGKFEDDTRDALIAAVNEFKKEFTTSEGKPLESNADAMAAEKVGQETVKVNKPAPKK; encoded by the coding sequence ATGGCGGAGCTGACGATCTCCTCGGACGAGATCGCCCACGCGATCGAGAATTACGTCTCGAGTTACGCCCCTTCGGTGGAGCGGGAAGAGGTCGGCGTCGTCGCCGACGCCGGTGACGGCATCGCCCACGTCGAAGGGCTGCCCTCGGCCATGGCCAACGAGCTGCTCGAGTTCCCGGGCGGCGTCCTTGGCGTGGCGCTGAACCTGGACGCGCGCTCCATCGGCGCGGCGATCCTCGGCGACTTCGAGAGCATCGAAGAAGGCCAGCAGGTCAAGCGGACCGGCCAGGTCCTCTCGGTGCCGGTCGGCGACGGCTACCTCGGCCGGGTCGTCAACCCGCTCGGCCAGGCCATCGACGGCCTCGGCGAGATCGAGACCACCGGCCGCCGCGCGCTGGAGCTCAAGGCCGCCTCGGTGGTCGAGCGCCAGCCGGTGTCCGAGCCGCTGCAGACCGGCATCACCGCGATCGACGCGATGACCCCGATCGGCCGCGGCCAGCGCCAGCTGATCATCGGCGACCGCAAGACCGGCAAGACCGCGGTCGCGGTGGACACGATCATCAACCAGAAGGCCAACTGGGAGACCGGCGACCCGAAGAAGCAGGTCCGCTGCATCTACGTCGCGGTCGGCCAGAAGGGCTCCACGATCGCCTCGGTGAAGTCGGCGCTCGAGGACGCGGGCGCGATGGAGTACACCACCATCGTCGCGGCCCCGGCCTCGGACTCGGCCGGCTTCAAGTGGATCGCCCCCTACACCGGCTCGGCCATCGGCCAGCACTGGATGTACGAGGGCAAGCACGTCCTGATCGTGTTCGACGACCTGACCAAGCAGGCCGACGCCTACCGCGCGATCTCGCTGCTGCTGCGCCGCCCGCCGGGCCGCGAGGCGTTCCCCGGCGACGTCTTCTACTTGCACTCCCGTCTCCTCGAGCGTTGCGCGAAGCTCTCGGACGAGCTGGGCGCGGGCTCGCTGACCGGGCTGCCGATCATCGAGACCAAGGCCAACGACGTGTCGGCCTACATCCCGACGAACGTCATCTCGATCACCGACGGCCAGTGCTTCTTCCAGTCGGACCTCTTCAACGCCGGCCAGCGCCCGGCCATCGACGTGGGTATCTCGGTCTCCCGCGTGGGTGGCGCCGCGCAGGTCAAGGCGATGAAGAACGTCGCGGGCTCGCTGCGCATCGACCTGTCCCAGTACCGCGAGCTGGAGGCGTTCGCCGCCTTCGCCTCGGACCTGGACGACGCGTCGAAGGCGCAGCTGGAGCGCGGCGCCCGGCTGTACGAGGTGCTCAAGCAGCCGCAGTACTCGCCGGTTCCGGTCGAGGAGCAGGTCGCCACGGTGTACCTGGGCACGAACGGCTACTTCGACTCGGTCCCGACCGAGGACGTGCGCCGCTTCAACCACGAGTTCCTCGACTCGGCGCGCCGCAAGCACCCCGAGGTGCTGGGCGCGATCCGCGACACGGGCAAGTTCGAGGACGACACCCGCGACGCGCTGATCGCGGCGGTGAACGAGTTCAAGAAGGAGTTCACCACCTCCGAGGGCAAGCCGCTCGAGTCGAACGCCGACGCGATGGCCGCCGAGAAGGTCGGGCAGGAGACCGTCAAGGTCAACAAGCCCGCCCCGAAGAAGTGA